A stretch of Sinorhizobium meliloti DNA encodes these proteins:
- a CDS encoding NahK/ErcS family hybrid sensor histidine kinase/response regulator, translated as MLSGSVIFASAFAYLLLLFAVASYGDRRARRNEIAAKGRPLVYALSLAIYCTSWTYFGGVGLAAERGLEFTGIYIGPILMFTLGMPLIRRIVRLAKTEKLTSVADFVAARYGKNPAVAAIVALISLVGAIPYIALQLKAVSSSVATMIDTSDYGIGSGENFVDLPLLVTLFLACFAIVFGTRHTDATEHQDGLILAIAMESVVKLVAMLTVGVYIVFVLFGGPANLWAEAQQSVTVIAALEYQTPVARWILMIALSAFGIIMLPRQFHVTVVENRTDNELRTAGILFPLYLIAINAFVLPIAIAGILTFSGSGNADLYLLALPLAGDVPLVTLFTFIGGFSAATAMVIVASVALSIMVSNDIVMPVFLRRRLGTRGSLQEDMAGTLLNIRRTAIFVVLFLGYGYYRAADISAGLASLGLLSFAAIAQMAPALLGGLVWRQANARGAIAGMVSGFLVWAYVLFLPSLGGPDNSHIASTVLSFLLPFTDLFSGAQSDPLVNATALSMLVNVAAYIVGSLTRAPKPLERFQAGVFITRRSRIERTFRGRKTKVTVRDLKTTIGRYMGEERMQRSFHTYEQQSGRWLDDNASADMALVHFSEQLLGSAIGSSSARLVLSLVLQRMDDTSSDTAWLLDQASEALQYNQDMLHTALSQMDQGIAVFDNANNLIIWNRRFRELMDLPEAAGQVGFPLADIVAILARRGDVRKDEEKALIANFLTLDKPFLLELAGGARILEVRSNAMPDKGIVTTYTDITQRVAADMALKQANETLELRVAERTGELTRVNRELGEARAAAEEANIGKTRFFAAAGHDILQPLNAARLYSSSLVERLGDSDNRALVQNIDSSLESVEAILGALLDISRLDTGAMKPRLQSVPLDELLRRIETDFAPMARAKDIELVIMPTSLAARSDPNLLRRLVQNLVSNAIKYTLRGKVLVGVRRHGQTATIEVLDSGIGIPSSKFRTIFKEFARLEEGARTASGLGLGLSIVDRISRVLNHPVGLQSKPGKGTGFKVTVPLDKSAGGRLKPQSVAAAKTSEALAGLNVICIDNEPKILEGMALLLGGWGCSVTTAESLAGCTEMAPGRLGVRPDAIIADYHLGDGTGVEAIAAIRGLWQESIPALMVTADRSPEVRGAAERDGVSLQHKPVRPAALRAWLTQLAAAGRAAAE; from the coding sequence ATGCTTTCGGGTTCGGTCATTTTTGCCTCGGCCTTCGCCTACCTGCTGCTGCTCTTCGCAGTTGCAAGCTATGGCGACCGGCGAGCCAGACGCAACGAGATTGCCGCGAAGGGCAGGCCGCTCGTCTATGCGCTGAGCCTGGCAATCTACTGCACATCCTGGACCTATTTCGGCGGCGTCGGCCTTGCGGCGGAGCGCGGACTCGAATTCACCGGCATCTATATCGGCCCGATCCTGATGTTCACGCTCGGCATGCCGCTGATCCGCCGCATCGTTCGGCTCGCCAAGACCGAAAAGCTCACCTCCGTCGCCGATTTCGTGGCTGCGCGCTACGGCAAGAACCCGGCCGTTGCGGCAATCGTCGCGCTGATCTCGCTCGTCGGGGCCATTCCCTATATCGCATTGCAGCTCAAGGCAGTGTCGAGTTCTGTCGCCACGATGATCGACACCAGCGATTACGGCATAGGCTCGGGCGAGAACTTCGTCGACCTGCCGCTTCTGGTCACGCTCTTTCTCGCCTGTTTTGCGATCGTCTTCGGTACGCGCCATACGGATGCGACGGAACACCAGGACGGCCTGATCCTCGCGATCGCGATGGAATCGGTCGTCAAGCTCGTGGCTATGCTCACGGTGGGCGTCTATATCGTCTTCGTCCTGTTCGGCGGGCCTGCGAATCTATGGGCAGAAGCGCAGCAAAGCGTCACCGTGATCGCCGCGCTCGAATACCAGACGCCGGTCGCGCGCTGGATTCTGATGATCGCGCTTTCCGCCTTCGGCATCATCATGCTTCCCCGGCAGTTCCACGTGACGGTCGTGGAAAACCGCACCGATAACGAACTGCGCACGGCCGGCATCCTCTTCCCGCTTTATCTGATCGCAATCAACGCCTTCGTCCTGCCGATCGCGATCGCCGGCATCCTGACCTTCTCCGGCTCCGGCAATGCGGATCTCTATCTTCTGGCACTGCCGCTTGCCGGCGACGTGCCGCTCGTCACGCTCTTCACCTTCATCGGCGGCTTCTCCGCAGCGACCGCCATGGTCATCGTCGCTTCGGTCGCGCTCTCGATCATGGTTTCGAACGACATCGTCATGCCGGTATTCCTGCGCCGCAGGCTCGGCACGCGCGGTTCTCTCCAGGAGGACATGGCCGGTACGCTCCTCAATATCCGCCGCACGGCGATCTTCGTCGTTCTTTTCCTCGGCTACGGCTATTATCGCGCCGCCGACATCAGCGCCGGCCTCGCCTCGCTCGGGCTGCTCTCCTTCGCCGCCATCGCGCAGATGGCGCCGGCGCTCCTCGGCGGTCTCGTCTGGCGGCAGGCCAATGCCCGCGGCGCGATCGCGGGGATGGTCAGCGGCTTTCTCGTCTGGGCCTATGTCCTTTTCCTGCCGAGCCTCGGCGGGCCGGACAATTCTCACATCGCCTCCACGGTGCTCAGCTTCCTGCTGCCCTTCACCGATCTCTTCTCCGGCGCGCAGTCAGACCCGCTGGTGAATGCGACGGCTCTCAGCATGCTCGTCAATGTCGCGGCCTATATCGTGGGTTCGCTGACGCGCGCGCCCAAACCCCTGGAGCGCTTCCAGGCGGGCGTCTTCATCACCCGCCGCTCACGCATCGAGCGGACCTTCCGCGGGCGCAAGACCAAGGTGACGGTGCGCGACCTCAAGACGACGATCGGCCGTTACATGGGCGAGGAGCGCATGCAGCGCTCCTTCCATACCTATGAACAGCAATCCGGCCGCTGGCTCGACGACAACGCCTCCGCCGACATGGCGCTTGTCCACTTCTCGGAACAATTGCTCGGAAGCGCAATCGGCTCGTCCTCCGCCCGGCTCGTCCTTTCGCTTGTCCTGCAGCGCATGGACGACACCTCCTCCGACACCGCCTGGCTGCTCGACCAGGCGAGCGAGGCGCTCCAATACAACCAGGACATGCTGCATACGGCGCTCTCGCAGATGGACCAGGGCATTGCCGTCTTCGACAACGCCAACAATCTCATCATTTGGAACCGCCGTTTCCGGGAGCTCATGGACCTCCCCGAGGCCGCCGGACAGGTGGGCTTTCCGCTGGCCGACATCGTCGCCATCCTTGCCCGCCGCGGGGATGTCCGCAAGGATGAGGAGAAGGCGCTGATCGCCAACTTCCTGACGCTCGACAAGCCCTTCCTGCTCGAACTTGCAGGCGGCGCCCGCATCCTCGAAGTCAGAAGCAATGCCATGCCCGACAAGGGCATCGTCACGACCTACACCGACATAACCCAGCGCGTCGCGGCCGACATGGCGCTCAAACAGGCGAATGAAACGCTGGAATTGCGCGTCGCCGAGCGGACGGGAGAACTCACACGCGTCAACCGCGAACTGGGCGAGGCAAGAGCGGCCGCCGAGGAGGCGAATATCGGCAAGACCCGCTTCTTCGCCGCTGCCGGTCACGACATCCTGCAGCCCTTGAACGCGGCGCGGCTCTACTCCTCGTCGCTGGTCGAGCGACTGGGCGATTCCGACAACCGGGCGCTGGTGCAGAACATCGATTCCTCTCTCGAATCGGTGGAAGCCATCCTCGGCGCCCTGCTCGACATTTCGCGGCTCGACACCGGCGCGATGAAGCCGCGCCTGCAATCCGTACCGCTCGACGAATTGCTCAGGCGGATCGAGACGGATTTCGCGCCGATGGCGAGGGCGAAGGATATAGAACTCGTCATCATGCCGACATCGCTCGCGGCGCGCAGCGATCCGAACCTGCTCAGGCGCCTCGTCCAGAACCTCGTATCGAACGCCATAAAATACACACTTCGGGGCAAGGTGCTGGTCGGCGTGCGCCGGCACGGGCAGACGGCGACGATCGAAGTTCTCGATTCGGGTATCGGCATTCCATCATCGAAATTCCGCACCATCTTCAAGGAATTCGCGCGCCTTGAAGAAGGCGCGCGAACCGCGTCGGGGCTCGGCCTCGGTCTCTCCATCGTCGACCGCATCTCGCGGGTTCTCAATCACCCGGTCGGCCTGCAATCGAAGCCGGGAAAGGGCACCGGCTTCAAGGTCACCGTGCCGCTCGACAAGAGCGCCGGCGGCAGGCTGAAACCGCAATCCGTCGCAGCGGCGAAAACGAGCGAAGCACTGGCCGGGCTCAACGTCATCTGCATCGACAACGAGCCGAAGATCCTCGAAGGCATGGCCCTGCTGCTCGGCGGTTGGGGCTGCAGCGTGACGACCGCCGAGTCGCTCGCCGGCTGCACTGAAATGGCGCCCGGCAGGCTGGGCGTGCGTCCCGACGCGATCATCGCCGACTATCACCTCGGCGATGGCACCGGTGTCGAGGCGATCGCCGCGATCCGCGGCCTCTGGCAGGAGAGTATCCCCGCCCTCATGGTGACGGCCGACCGTTCGCCCGAAGTGCGCGGCGCCGCCGAACGGGACGGCGTCTCGCTGCAGCACAAGCCCGTCCGACCGGCGGCTCTGCGCGCCTGGCTCACCCAGCTTGCCGCGGCGGGACGCGCGGCGGCGGAATAA
- a CDS encoding response regulator: protein MPEMTIIIADDHPLFRGAMRQALSGMAGAPAIVEAGDFAAARRAAADNPDADLMLLDLTMPGVSGLSGLIALRAEFPSLPVMIVSAHDDPATIHRALDLGAAGFLSKSAGIEEIREGIAKVMAGEVFVPPGYDQNQEYEPEVADLLHRLQTLTPQQSRVLSMLAEGLLNKQIAYELGVSEATIKAHVSAILLKLNVDSRTQAVIQLSKLGTVAAA, encoded by the coding sequence ATGCCGGAAATGACCATCATCATTGCCGACGACCACCCGCTCTTCCGCGGCGCAATGCGCCAGGCGCTGAGCGGCATGGCGGGCGCACCGGCCATCGTCGAGGCCGGCGATTTTGCCGCTGCGCGCAGGGCTGCGGCCGACAATCCGGACGCCGATCTGATGCTGCTCGATCTGACCATGCCCGGCGTCAGCGGGCTTTCGGGGCTGATCGCGCTGCGTGCCGAGTTTCCGAGCCTGCCCGTGATGATCGTCTCGGCCCATGACGATCCGGCGACCATTCATCGCGCGCTCGATCTGGGCGCCGCAGGGTTCCTGTCCAAATCGGCCGGTATCGAGGAAATCCGCGAAGGCATCGCAAAGGTGATGGCCGGCGAGGTGTTCGTCCCGCCCGGTTACGACCAGAACCAGGAATACGAGCCGGAAGTCGCCGACCTGCTGCATCGGCTGCAGACGCTGACACCGCAGCAGTCCCGCGTCCTCTCGATGCTGGCCGAGGGGCTGCTCAACAAGCAGATCGCCTATGAACTTGGCGTCTCCGAGGCGACGATCAAGGCGCATGTCTCGGCGATCCTCCTGAAGCTCAACGTCGACAGCCGTACACAGGCGGTGATCCAGCTATCGAAGCTGGGGACGGTCGCGGCGGCCTGA
- a CDS encoding DUF952 domain-containing protein, whose protein sequence is MNATIYKIVPALLWQEARRTGAFAGAPVDLADGFIHFSTGDQVVETAARHFEGQDDLLLVAVDATALGDKLVYEPSRGGALFPHLYAPLPLEAVLWEKPLPLRPDGQHSFPELAP, encoded by the coding sequence ATGAACGCTACCATATACAAGATCGTTCCGGCACTTCTATGGCAGGAAGCGCGACGGACCGGCGCGTTTGCAGGCGCCCCCGTCGATCTCGCCGACGGGTTCATTCATTTTTCGACCGGGGACCAGGTCGTCGAAACGGCCGCCAGGCATTTCGAGGGTCAGGACGACCTGCTGCTCGTTGCGGTCGACGCGACGGCGCTGGGCGACAAACTCGTTTATGAGCCCTCCCGCGGCGGCGCGCTGTTTCCGCATCTTTACGCTCCGCTTCCGCTTGAAGCCGTATTGTGGGAGAAGCCCCTGCCGCTGCGGCCGGACGGTCAGCACAGCTTCCCGGAACTCGCCCCATGA
- a CDS encoding quinone-dependent dihydroorotate dehydrogenase, protein MIGQLEHLARRGLFLFDPEAAHGLSIKALKSGLVPSCAAPADPRLGQTVAGLVFSNPIGMAAGYDKNAEVPEALLKIGFGFTEIGTVTPRPQAGNDKPRLFRLVEDEAVINRLGFNNEGHGAALARLKACSREALIGVNIGANKDSADRIADYVTGIRTFYAVARYFTANISSPNTPGLRDLQARESLSALLSAVLAARDDEARKGGRQVPVFLKIAPDLTEEGMDDIAAEVLAHGLDGLIVSNTTLSREGLKDRRQANEAGGLSGKPLFEKSTAVLARMRKRVGPHLPIIGVGGVCSAETAAEKIRAGADLVQLYSCMIYEGPGLPGRIVRGLSALCEREKLASIRDIRDSRLDYWSGRNV, encoded by the coding sequence ATGATCGGCCAGTTGGAGCACCTCGCACGGCGCGGCCTTTTCCTCTTCGACCCGGAAGCTGCACACGGCCTTTCGATCAAGGCGCTGAAGAGCGGCCTGGTGCCGAGCTGCGCCGCGCCGGCCGACCCCCGGCTCGGGCAAACCGTGGCGGGCCTCGTTTTTTCCAACCCGATCGGCATGGCTGCCGGCTACGACAAGAATGCCGAAGTCCCGGAAGCGCTGCTGAAGATCGGCTTCGGCTTTACCGAGATCGGCACGGTGACGCCGAGGCCACAGGCGGGCAACGACAAGCCGCGGCTCTTCCGGCTCGTCGAGGATGAGGCGGTGATCAACCGGCTCGGCTTTAACAACGAGGGGCACGGGGCGGCGCTGGCGCGGCTCAAGGCCTGCTCGCGCGAGGCGCTGATCGGCGTCAATATCGGCGCCAACAAGGACAGCGCCGACCGGATCGCCGACTATGTGACAGGCATCCGAACCTTCTACGCGGTCGCGCGCTATTTCACCGCCAACATCTCCTCGCCCAACACGCCGGGCCTGCGCGACCTGCAGGCGCGCGAGAGTCTCTCGGCGCTGCTTTCGGCCGTGCTTGCCGCCCGGGACGATGAGGCGCGAAAAGGCGGGCGGCAGGTCCCGGTCTTCCTCAAGATCGCTCCGGACCTGACCGAAGAGGGCATGGACGACATCGCAGCCGAGGTGCTGGCGCATGGTCTGGACGGGCTGATCGTTTCCAACACGACGCTTTCGCGCGAGGGTCTGAAAGACCGGCGTCAGGCCAACGAAGCCGGCGGCCTTTCCGGAAAACCGCTCTTCGAGAAATCGACGGCGGTGCTCGCCCGGATGCGCAAGCGGGTGGGACCGCACTTGCCGATCATCGGGGTCGGCGGCGTGTGCTCGGCGGAAACCGCAGCGGAAAAGATCCGCGCCGGAGCCGATCTCGTCCAGCTTTACTCCTGCATGATCTATGAGGGACCGGGATTGCCGGGCCGGATCGTGCGCGGCCTCTCGGCCCTTTGCGAGCGCGAGAAACTTGCCTCGATCCGCGACATACGCGACAGCCGGCTCGACTACTGGAGCGGCCGGAACGTCTGA
- a CDS encoding MATE family efflux transporter, translating into MTATQSLERDTDNPEAGPFLVTNRLIFSIALPMTLGFLTTPLLGLVDTAVVGRLGQAELLAGLAVGAVMFDLIFTTFNFLRAATTGLVAQAYGRGDRREQQAVFWRSLMIALVTGAAIVLISPILLSAGLWLMGPGPEVAEVTRTYFLYRILSGPAALANYAILGFVLGRGEGTLGLMLQTLINGTNIVLSILLGLFLGWGVAGVAIGTVAGEVIGALAGFAIVYGRFDSKDAPGWAMIFARDRLKKLFGLNRDIMIRSFALLAAFTLVTRIGTSFGPVTLAANAVLMTIFLVAGYYLDGLATAAEQLTGRSIGAGYRPAFDRVLRMTALWSLGLAALTTLALLAFGNAVVNMLTTAPDVRALAYQYMPWAAVTALTGALAFLMDGVFIGAGWSRDMRNMMLAAFIGYVAALAVLVPAFGNHGLWAGLNLFLLLRGAFLLLMIPRRAAQTFRPLQ; encoded by the coding sequence ATGACGGCCACGCAAAGCCTCGAGCGCGACACGGACAATCCAGAAGCCGGACCTTTCCTGGTCACCAACCGGCTTATCTTCTCGATCGCCCTGCCGATGACGCTCGGCTTCCTGACGACGCCGCTGCTCGGCCTCGTCGACACGGCCGTCGTCGGCCGGCTCGGTCAGGCGGAGCTGCTCGCAGGTCTCGCGGTCGGCGCGGTGATGTTCGACCTCATCTTCACCACCTTCAATTTCCTGCGTGCCGCAACCACGGGTCTCGTCGCGCAGGCCTATGGCCGTGGAGACCGGCGCGAGCAGCAGGCGGTCTTCTGGCGTTCGCTCATGATCGCGCTCGTTACCGGCGCCGCCATCGTGCTTATATCGCCCATCCTGCTTTCCGCCGGTCTCTGGCTCATGGGGCCCGGTCCGGAAGTTGCGGAGGTGACGCGCACCTATTTCCTCTATCGCATCCTCTCCGGCCCGGCCGCCCTCGCCAACTACGCCATCCTCGGATTCGTGCTGGGGCGCGGCGAGGGCACTCTCGGCCTGATGCTGCAGACGCTGATCAATGGCACCAATATCGTGCTTTCGATCCTGCTCGGCCTCTTCCTCGGCTGGGGCGTGGCCGGCGTCGCGATCGGCACCGTGGCGGGGGAGGTGATCGGCGCGCTTGCGGGTTTTGCAATCGTCTACGGCCGTTTCGACAGCAAGGACGCGCCCGGTTGGGCGATGATCTTTGCGCGCGACCGCCTCAAGAAATTATTCGGCCTCAACCGCGATATCATGATCCGCTCCTTCGCCCTTCTGGCCGCCTTCACGCTCGTGACCCGGATCGGCACGTCCTTCGGGCCGGTGACGCTTGCGGCGAACGCAGTGCTGATGACGATCTTCCTTGTGGCCGGCTATTATCTCGACGGGCTCGCCACCGCAGCCGAGCAACTGACGGGCCGGTCGATCGGTGCCGGCTATCGCCCCGCTTTCGACCGGGTTCTGCGGATGACTGCCCTTTGGTCGCTCGGCCTCGCCGCATTGACCACGCTCGCGCTGCTCGCTTTCGGCAACGCCGTGGTGAACATGCTGACGACTGCGCCGGACGTGCGCGCGCTCGCCTATCAATATATGCCGTGGGCGGCCGTGACGGCGCTGACCGGCGCACTCGCCTTCCTGATGGACGGCGTCTTCATCGGTGCCGGCTGGTCGCGCGACATGCGCAACATGATGCTGGCTGCCTTCATCGGCTACGTGGCGGCGCTTGCCGTGCTCGTCCCTGCCTTCGGCAATCACGGTCTCTGGGCCGGGCTCAACCTGTTCCTGCTGCTGCGCGGCGCTTTCCTGCTGCTGATGATACCGCGTCGGGCGGCTCAGACGTTCCGGCCGCTCCAGTAG
- a CDS encoding CAP domain-containing protein — protein sequence MHDQIFVARRRLLLRAGAVVSLGLITGCTTSNLLSPDGGTGSDQTDATLGYVNTLRKGRGLPALSGDPVASVAAMHQAARMASAGKMRHNIGWRDSFYDRMKGQGVTLPAAENIAVGQKDAERAYDAWYNSPKHLENMLGNYRGLGVAVAQNSASGNRPYWAMVLCS from the coding sequence ATGCACGACCAGATCTTCGTCGCCCGCAGACGGCTGCTTCTGCGTGCCGGTGCCGTGGTTTCCCTCGGCTTGATCACCGGCTGCACCACCTCGAACCTTCTTTCTCCGGACGGCGGTACGGGCAGCGATCAGACCGACGCGACGCTCGGCTACGTCAACACGTTGCGCAAGGGCAGGGGCCTTCCTGCGCTTTCCGGCGATCCGGTCGCTTCCGTTGCCGCCATGCATCAGGCAGCACGCATGGCGAGCGCGGGCAAGATGCGGCACAATATCGGCTGGCGGGACAGTTTCTATGATCGGATGAAGGGGCAGGGCGTCACGCTGCCGGCCGCCGAAAACATCGCCGTGGGTCAAAAGGACGCCGAGCGCGCCTACGATGCCTGGTACAATTCTCCGAAGCATCTCGAAAACATGCTCGGCAATTACCGGGGGCTCGGCGTCGCCGTGGCGCAGAATTCCGCTTCCGGAAACCGCCCCTATTGGGCCATGGTGCTCTGCAGCTGA
- a CDS encoding DUF6460 domain-containing protein: protein MSDGINKFLGDSPLRVLVKLLVVSILVGFVMTVFDWYPADIYYGIRNFLLDLWRTGFAALGRVGDYLLLGAVVVIPLFIILRLFSYRR, encoded by the coding sequence ATGTCGGACGGAATAAACAAATTTTTGGGGGACTCGCCGCTACGCGTGCTCGTCAAGCTGCTGGTGGTGTCGATCCTGGTCGGCTTCGTGATGACGGTCTTCGACTGGTATCCGGCCGATATCTATTACGGTATCCGCAACTTCCTCCTCGATCTCTGGCGGACCGGATTCGCGGCTCTCGGACGGGTGGGCGACTACCTGCTCCTCGGCGCGGTCGTGGTCATTCCGCTCTTCATCATTCTGCGTCTCTTCAGCTATCGACGGTAA
- a CDS encoding class I SAM-dependent DNA methyltransferase, translated as MTFNQLSSGDLIADRRADYAKMLAEAGDAPGAAELMAQALELAPDWAAGWFRLADYEEKSGRIEAAVDALRNTLRLNPEDIFGASLKLALLGATETPEQPPSVYVERLFDDYAERFDHALVEKLGYSVPEKLAAVIGRVNGGGRFRHVTDLGCGTGLFGERIRDRADFLEGFDLSANMLAKAEAKGVYDRLAQADLSLAPEDSGVFGALEQRRADLVSAADVLMYLGNLEGVFVIADRLLAPGGLFAFSVEDACGADGFVLRPSLRYAHPEAYIASLCKESGLSMIATERTIIRRDAGEPVAGILFLACKPA; from the coding sequence ATGACCTTCAACCAGCTCTCCTCCGGCGACCTGATCGCCGACCGCCGCGCCGACTACGCGAAGATGCTTGCGGAAGCGGGCGATGCGCCAGGTGCGGCGGAACTCATGGCCCAGGCGTTGGAGCTTGCCCCGGACTGGGCGGCCGGCTGGTTCCGGCTGGCGGACTATGAAGAGAAATCGGGCCGAATAGAGGCAGCCGTCGACGCGCTGCGCAATACGCTTCGGCTCAATCCGGAAGACATCTTCGGCGCCAGCCTCAAGCTCGCTTTGCTCGGCGCTACCGAGACGCCCGAACAGCCGCCGAGCGTTTACGTCGAGCGCCTTTTCGACGACTATGCCGAGCGCTTCGACCACGCGCTCGTCGAAAAGCTCGGCTACAGCGTCCCGGAGAAGCTTGCGGCCGTGATCGGCCGGGTGAACGGCGGCGGGCGGTTTCGCCACGTCACCGATCTCGGCTGCGGCACCGGGCTCTTCGGCGAGCGTATCCGCGATCGCGCCGATTTCCTCGAGGGTTTCGATCTTTCCGCCAATATGCTCGCCAAGGCCGAAGCCAAGGGTGTCTATGACCGCCTCGCCCAGGCGGACCTTTCATTGGCTCCGGAGGATTCGGGCGTGTTCGGCGCGCTGGAGCAGCGGCGTGCCGATCTCGTCAGCGCGGCGGACGTGCTGATGTATCTCGGCAATCTCGAAGGTGTCTTCGTCATTGCCGACCGCCTGCTCGCACCGGGCGGGCTCTTCGCGTTTTCCGTCGAGGATGCATGCGGGGCCGACGGCTTCGTGCTGCGTCCGTCGCTGCGCTACGCGCATCCGGAAGCCTATATCGCCTCCCTCTGCAAAGAGAGCGGCCTGTCCATGATCGCGACCGAGCGCACGATCATCCGCAGGGATGCCGGCGAGCCCGTCGCCGGGATATTGTTCCTCGCCTGCAAGCCGGCTTGA
- a CDS encoding YitT family protein, whose amino-acid sequence MAQASSVFGLWNTSPTRHTPVEDVQGVFSGSLVAALGLYFLASAGLLTGSTAGVAFLLHYATGVNFGLTFFLLNLPFFYLSLKRLGPAFTLKTFIAIALTSFLTDMQSRLFEIGQIHPGWAALIGGLLLGYGLLALYRHRASLGGVGILGIYLQERFGIRAGLVQLAIDLVVLAAAFFVTTPTVVIWSVLGAVVLNLFVAINHRADRYIAL is encoded by the coding sequence ATGGCACAGGCAAGCAGCGTTTTCGGTCTCTGGAATACCAGTCCCACACGGCACACGCCCGTGGAGGACGTTCAAGGCGTCTTTTCGGGCAGCCTTGTCGCCGCCCTCGGTCTCTATTTCCTGGCGAGTGCCGGACTTCTGACCGGCAGCACCGCAGGCGTCGCCTTTCTTTTGCATTACGCCACGGGCGTGAATTTCGGTCTCACCTTCTTCCTGCTCAATCTGCCGTTCTTCTACCTGTCGCTGAAGCGGCTCGGTCCGGCCTTCACGCTCAAGACCTTCATTGCCATTGCGCTCACCTCGTTCCTGACCGACATGCAATCGCGTCTCTTCGAGATCGGGCAGATCCACCCCGGCTGGGCCGCTCTCATCGGCGGCCTTCTCCTCGGATACGGTCTCCTGGCGCTCTACCGCCACCGCGCGAGCCTCGGCGGCGTCGGCATATTGGGCATCTACCTGCAGGAGCGCTTCGGCATTCGCGCCGGTCTGGTGCAACTCGCGATCGACTTGGTCGTTCTCGCGGCAGCATTCTTCGTGACGACGCCGACGGTCGTCATCTGGTCGGTGCTCGGAGCGGTGGTCCTCAACCTTTTCGTGGCGATCAACCACCGCGCCGACCGCTATATCGCGCTGTAA
- a CDS encoding carboxymuconolactone decarboxylase family protein, producing the protein MQSRVNFAKAAPDAYKAVAALDSYVKGSGIEPRLIHLIKLRASQINGCAYCVDMHTKEARHSGLSQQWINLVCVWRESPHFDERERAVLGWTEALTNVAETRAPDDAYEALKAHFNEEEMTKITVAIGAINVWNRLCVGFRALPPIDAPAMAA; encoded by the coding sequence ATGCAGTCACGTGTGAATTTTGCGAAAGCCGCTCCGGACGCCTACAAGGCGGTCGCCGCGCTCGACAGCTATGTCAAAGGCTCGGGAATCGAGCCTCGCCTTATCCACCTGATCAAGCTGCGCGCATCGCAGATCAATGGCTGCGCCTATTGCGTGGACATGCACACCAAGGAGGCGCGCCACAGCGGCCTCAGTCAGCAATGGATCAACCTCGTCTGTGTCTGGCGCGAATCGCCGCATTTCGATGAGCGCGAACGGGCGGTCCTCGGCTGGACCGAGGCGCTGACCAATGTGGCGGAGACACGCGCGCCCGACGACGCCTATGAGGCGCTCAAGGCGCATTTCAACGAGGAGGAAATGACCAAGATCACCGTCGCGATCGGCGCCATCAACGTGTGGAACCGGCTGTGCGTCGGCTTCCGCGCCTTGCCCCCGATCGACGCGCCGGCCATGGCGGCTTAG
- a CDS encoding Rrf2 family transcriptional regulator, with translation MKLGDGVEQAIHSVTMLSCLQPGSTLSAAALAEFHGVSTSYLLKHLQAMSGAGLLEAVPGPKGGYRLARAPEKITLLDIVLAVEGPEPAFRCNEIRLRGPNPYSCKPAAPCTINVAMLRAEQAYRAELRRVTIAAIMADLKAIDRDGAIAARTNGFLALHERKSGNAA, from the coding sequence ATGAAACTCGGCGACGGCGTCGAACAGGCCATTCACAGCGTGACGATGCTGAGCTGTCTTCAGCCTGGCAGTACCCTGTCGGCCGCAGCGCTCGCCGAGTTCCACGGCGTCTCGACCAGTTACCTGCTGAAGCATCTGCAGGCGATGTCTGGGGCCGGACTGCTCGAGGCCGTGCCGGGGCCGAAGGGCGGCTACCGGCTTGCACGCGCGCCCGAGAAGATCACCCTGCTCGATATCGTCCTCGCGGTGGAGGGGCCGGAGCCGGCCTTTCGCTGCAACGAAATCCGCCTTCGCGGCCCCAATCCCTATTCCTGCAAGCCGGCCGCGCCGTGCACGATCAATGTCGCGATGCTCAGGGCCGAGCAGGCCTATCGCGCCGAACTCCGGCGCGTGACCATCGCCGCCATCATGGCCGACCTGAAAGCTATCGACCGCGACGGGGCGATCGCGGCGCGAACGAACGGTTTTCTCGCCCTTCATGAACGGAAATCGGGCAACGCCGCCTGA